The DNA window CGTCGTGGCTGGCGTAGCCGCTTACGTGCTCGGCGCTGTTGATCTTCATGCCGGTCACGTTGCCCTTCGCGTCCCGGAGGATTTCCCCTTCCACCTTGCCTTCCGGCACTGCGGAGATGATCCCGGTACCCGGTGCCGAGATGCACCAATCCTTGCTCGGACCACAGATGTTGGAACCAGGCGAAATTGTCTTTTCCGCGGTCAGATTGGTCGTGGCAATCCAGTACGGTTCGGCGTCCTTGTGATAGCGGGGCACAGCGGCAAGTACATGCGCGACAGCGCCGGCGTTGTTGCCCGCGGACCATACCTGGATGATGCGATTGGTCCGGGTCCACCCGGCGTAGTCGTCCACCATCTGCTTGATGGTGGCTGCGGCGGCATCCAGCTCATTGGCGTTCCTGGCAACCGCCGGCATACCCCAGGAGTTGTTGACCACCCGCACGTTGGACTTGGCAAAATCGCTCTGGATGGCGGCACGAGTTTCGGAGTTGGCTGCCGTACCCACCATCTCGCCTCCCGGCCGACCCCACAGCGCTTCAAAATTCTGCACGCGGTTCGAGTCAGTCACCGCGCTATACAGTTCCGAGCCAAATGCCACGCCATGCATGCCGGACCCATTGCGATTGGCGCCCACAATGCCGCCCACGTGGGTGCCATGTATGCGTTGCACGTACCCTTCCATTGCCCGCAAGAAATCCAGGTCCTTCTGCGGCATCTTGCCCTCTTTGACCAGTCCTTCGAAGAAGGCGCGTTGCTCCGGATTCATCGGACGTGTGTACGTGTAGCCAACGCCGCCGTCCGAATAGAAACAGGCATCCGGGCCACCGAACGTGGTGGGCGAACTGCATCCCTGGTCGTGCGCAAGCAGATTGTGCGTCTTTCCGGAAAGCTCCGAATGCCAGGCGGCGGTGCCGTCATCCAGTACACCCACGTTGATGCCAGCGCCGCTCAACCCGCGGGCGTAGGCATGATCGGCGCCGACAGCACCCAGGCCCCAGTCTTTCTTGAACTCGTCGCTGCGCCAGCTCTCGGCATTGCCGACCTTGCCTTGCTCGGTATAGGCGGCTTGCGCGAAGGCCAGGCTGGGTGCACTGCCGGCGATGGACAGGATGATGGCATGCGTCAGCAGGCGCGGACGCAATGCTCGACGTGATTGTTGTTTCTTGCGGGACATGAAATGGATTTCTCGATATTGGGTTCGGGTTGCCCAAGATCAGTCGCGCCCACGCAAGTACTCTCGCGCGGCCATCGATGAGGCGATGCGACGCCTTCAACCGATCCGGACGCGCCGCAACCTAAAGACGTGCCTATCGGGCACGCAAGGCCGTTTCTGAGTCGAATTGCAATGTCCACACGATTAGAAATAGGCAAACCGCTGGTGCCGTCGCGCGCCAACTGATCGCGCGCGATGACTGAATGTCCCGCAATGAGAAATCGAATCCGAGCGGCGGCGTCGGGACCTGGGCTGTCTGCGGCCTGAGTTGCGCAAGTGGGGAGTTACCAGGAGGAGCGGCCATTCGTGGCCGAGGGGTTGCCAATGGCTGCCGTATTGGGTGTCGATGGACTCTCTCCGAGAGACGTCTCACAGGCGTTCGGCCAGCCTCGTGGGCATGCAAGGCCAAGAAAGTTTGGCTTCCTCGCTGACCCACCAATGCGATGCACCTCATCACTCCCGGCGCCCGGCCGGCGTATCGGGTGAGTTCGGCTCGTCCAGCCACCATACGCCGTAGTATCCTGCGAGTCCGTTCCCTCCCTTAGCCGTGCCGAGCCTGCCATGAGCACCTACCGCGCCCCTTTGTCCGACATCCGTTTCGCCCTGTACGACGTGCTCGACGTGGAGGCGCTGTTCGAGCGTCTGGGTTACTCCGAGGCCACGCGCGACGTGCTGGATGCGGTGCTGGACGAGGCCGCCCGCTTCGCCGAAACCGTGCTCGCGCCCCTCAATAGCGTGGGCGATGAGGTCGGCTGCAAGCTCGACTCGGCCACCCACGACGTCACCACACCGCCGGGCTTCAAGGCGGCCTATGACCAGTTCATCGACGGCGGCTGGACCGGCCTGACCGCCTCGCCCGACTTCGGTGGCCAGGGCCTGCCGCACGTCATGGGGGTGCCGCTCAACGAGATGGTCAACGCGGCAAACCTGGCCTGGGGCAACTTCCCGCTGCTGTCGCATGGCGCGGTTGAAGCGCTCAAGCATCACGGCGAAGCCTGGCAGCAGGAAGTCTTCCTCAAGCCATTGGTGGAAGGTCGCTGGACCGGCACCATGTGCTTGACCGAACCCCATTGCGGCACCGACCTGGGCCTGTTGAAGACCCGCGCCGAACCCAACGCCGACGGCAGCTACGCGATCACCGGCACCAAGATCTTCATCACCGCCGGTGAGCATGACCTCACCGACAACATCGTCCATCTGGTGCTGGCGAAACTGCCGGATGCGCCGGCCGGCGCGAAAGGCATCTCGTTGTTTGTCACGCCCAAGTTCAAGTTGGATCGCAACGGTAACGTGGGCGAACGCAACGCGCTGCACTGCGGCTCGATCGAACACAAGATGGGCATCAAGGGTTCGGTCACCTGCGTGATGAACTTCGATGGTGCGCAGGGCTATCTGGTGGGCCAGCCGCACAAGGGCCTGCAGGCGATGTTTACCATGATGAACACCGCACGCCTGGGCGTGGGTCTGCAAGGCATCGCATTGAGCGAGCGTGCCTACCAGAACGCACTGCGCTACGCGCGCGAGCGCTTGCAGACGCGCTCGCTGAGTGGCCCCAAGGTCCCGGACAAGCCTGCGGATCCGATCCTTGTCCATCCGGACGTGCGGCGCATGCTGCTTACCGTCAAAGCACTGACCGAAGGCAGCCGCCTGCTGGCCCTGCACGCCGGCACGCTGATCGACGTTGCCGGCCACGCTGACGATGCTGGCGAACGCGAGCGCGCCGATACGCTGGTGAGCTTCCTGACGCCGATTTCCAAGGCCTGCCAGACCGAATGGAGCATCGAGAACACCTACAACGCCCTGCAGTGCTTCGGTGGTCATGGCTACATCCATGAGCACGGCATGGAGCAACTGGCGCGCGACGCGCGCATTACCACGCTCTATGAAGGCACCACCGGCATCCAGGCGCTGGATCTGATGGGCCGCAAGACCGCCGGCACGCAGGCGGCGGGCCTGAAGTTGTTCCTGGCGGAAATCGAGGCCTTCCTGCAAGCCCACCAGGACAATGCGGCGCTGGCCGAATTCGTCGCTCCGCTGCGCGAGAAGACCGCCGAATGGGCCCAGCTCACCCGCGAGATCCTGCAGCGCGCGAGCCAGGATCCCGAGGAAATCGGCGCAGCCAGTTACGACTATCTCTTCTACTCGGGCTATGTGGCCTTGGCCTACTGGTGGGCGCGCAGCGTGGTCAGCGCCGAAGCTTCATCGCACAGCGAAAGCTTCAAGCAATCCAAGCGCGAGACCGCGCAGTTCTATTTCGCTCGCCTGCTGCCGCGCACACTGGCGCATGCGGCCGCCATCCGCAGTGGCGCTGCCTCATTGATGAGCATGGCGGACGAACGCTTCGGAACCTGAGCGAGGTGTGGATGCGCCTTCCCTGCGACGGGGAAGGCGCGTCGACCTCGCAGGTGGCGCGTTGATGCCTGATAGCGGCCTCAAGCTATCCAAATTGTCATCAATCAGGTATAACCTGATACCCCATGGAAGCAGACAGAGCTCAGCTTCACCTGGTGGACGCCGGCAACGATACGGACCGGTTCGTCGTCGCATCCCAAGCCCCCATCCGCTTTACCCCGCGCCTGCTGTCGCTGGATGCGCATGGCCGGGTGCTGGACTGGATCAACTGGCAGGACGCCACCTGCCTCTACGCGCGGGGCGCCGTGGCCTGGACGCTGGGCGAACCCTGCCTGCGTGTCCATGGCGGCACCTGCCGCACGACCGGCGAGCAAAGCGTCATCGAGCTTCATCCCATCGTGGCCTCGCGTGGGCATGCGCGCGCACATGCGCTGTCGCCCACGCCGACTCTGACCAACACGGCGTTGTTCGCACGCGACGCCTACCTGTGCCTGTACTGCGGGCAGGACTTCGGCCGCCAGCATCTGACCCGCGATCACGTGCTGCCGCTGTCCAAGGGTGGCCGCGATACTTGGGAAAACGTGGTCTCCGCCTGCTTCCACTGCAATTCGCGCAAGAGCAACCGGACCCCGCAGCAGGCCAACATGCCGCTGTTGGCGGTGCCCTACCGGCCCAGCTGGATCGAGCACCTGATCCTGTCCAACCGCAACATCCTCGCGGATCAGATGGCTTTCCTGAAGGCCCAGCTGCCCAAGCGCTCCAAGCTTTCCGCCTGAGCTCGCAGCCGCGTCCGGTCCTCCGCCTTCACGCCTCGCCGGGGCCGACGCGCGTAGCTTCGTTCGCCCCCGGGAGCTCCAGGTCGTGCAAAAAGCCCTGGATCTGGCCTGCCGTATCGCTCGGCTTCACGACTTCGCTTGCCCCACTTCACACTAGAGGGGGAAAATAGGCGCACAGATGAAAGCCAGCCCGATGATCGACGCCGCCCGCTATCCCCGACTCTCCCGCATCAACATCCCCGCCGACCTGCGTCAGTTCGATGAAGCCGAGCTGCCCGCCATCGCCGAAGAGTTGCGCGGCTACCTGATCGAGTCGGTCGGCAAGAGCGGTGGCCACTTTGGCGCCGGCCTGGGCGTGATCGAATTGACCGTCGCCCTGCATTACCTGTTCGAAACCCCGGTCGACCGCCTGGTCTGGGACGTGGGGCATCAGTGTTATCCGCACAAGATCCTGACCGGCCGTCGCGACGACATCCATACGGTCAAGCAGAAGGATGGCGTGGCGCCGTTCCCCAAGCGCGAAGAAAGCGAGTACGACACCTTTGGCGTCGGCCATTCGTCGACCTCCATTTCCGCCGCGCTGGGCATGGCGATCGCACTGGCGCAACAGGGCGATGACCGCAAGGTGGTGGCGGTGATTGGCGACGGCGCGATGACGGCCGGCATGGCCTTCGAGGCGCTCAATCATGCCGGCGGCATGGAGCCGGAACCCAACTTGCTGGTGATCCTCAAC is part of the Pseudoxanthomonas indica genome and encodes:
- a CDS encoding acyl-CoA dehydrogenase C-terminal domain-containing protein; this encodes MSTYRAPLSDIRFALYDVLDVEALFERLGYSEATRDVLDAVLDEAARFAETVLAPLNSVGDEVGCKLDSATHDVTTPPGFKAAYDQFIDGGWTGLTASPDFGGQGLPHVMGVPLNEMVNAANLAWGNFPLLSHGAVEALKHHGEAWQQEVFLKPLVEGRWTGTMCLTEPHCGTDLGLLKTRAEPNADGSYAITGTKIFITAGEHDLTDNIVHLVLAKLPDAPAGAKGISLFVTPKFKLDRNGNVGERNALHCGSIEHKMGIKGSVTCVMNFDGAQGYLVGQPHKGLQAMFTMMNTARLGVGLQGIALSERAYQNALRYARERLQTRSLSGPKVPDKPADPILVHPDVRRMLLTVKALTEGSRLLALHAGTLIDVAGHADDAGERERADTLVSFLTPISKACQTEWSIENTYNALQCFGGHGYIHEHGMEQLARDARITTLYEGTTGIQALDLMGRKTAGTQAAGLKLFLAEIEAFLQAHQDNAALAEFVAPLREKTAEWAQLTREILQRASQDPEEIGAASYDYLFYSGYVALAYWWARSVVSAEASSHSESFKQSKRETAQFYFARLLPRTLAHAAAIRSGAASLMSMADERFGT
- a CDS encoding HNH endonuclease, whose product is MEADRAQLHLVDAGNDTDRFVVASQAPIRFTPRLLSLDAHGRVLDWINWQDATCLYARGAVAWTLGEPCLRVHGGTCRTTGEQSVIELHPIVASRGHARAHALSPTPTLTNTALFARDAYLCLYCGQDFGRQHLTRDHVLPLSKGGRDTWENVVSACFHCNSRKSNRTPQQANMPLLAVPYRPSWIEHLILSNRNILADQMAFLKAQLPKRSKLSA